The DNA segment TCTAAAAATACGGCTTCACCCGTTTTATTAACACCAAATCCAGCATCGCAACGCTCTTTTGCAGCACGAGAAGCCACATCACGAGGCACTAAATTACCAAACGAGGGGTAACGACGCTCTAAGTAATAGTCTCGTTCTTCTTCTGAAAGTTCTGTTGGTTTCTTTTTACCTTCACGAATAGCAATCGCATCTTCTTTTTTCTTCGGAACCCAAATACGTCCGTCATTTCGAAGGGATTCAGACATCAACGTTAATTTAGACTGATGATCTCCCGAGACTGGAATACAGGTTGGGTGAATTTGTGTATAACAAGGGTTTGCAAAGTAGGCGCCCTTTTTATGTATTTTCCAAGATGCAGTCACATTACTTCCCATCGCATTGGTGGAAAGGAAAAATACGTTTCCATATCCTCCTGAAGCAATAACAACCGCATGAGCAGAATGTCTTTCTAGTTTACCTGTAACCAAATCACGGGCAATAATACCACGTGCTTTTCCGTCAACAATCACTAAATCTAACATTTCGTGACGGTTAAACGGCTGAATTTTACCACGGTTTATTTGGCGGTTCATAGCAGCATACGCTCCTAGTAGTAATTGTTGTCCTGTTTGTCCTTTTGCGTAAAAAGTACGCGACACTAATACCCCACCAAATGAACGGTTATCTAGTAATCCACCATATTCACGAGCAAAAGGAACTCCTTGTGCCACACATTGGTCAATAATATTAGCAGATACTTCAGCAAGACGGTATACGTTTCCTTCGCGAGAACGATAATCGCCACCTTTTACAGTATCATAAAAAAGACGGTAGTTAGAATCGCCATCTCCTTGATAGTTTTTTGCAGCGTTAATCCCTCCTTGTGCCGCAATAGAGTGTGCTCTACGAGGGGAATCTTGATAGCAAAATGTTTTTACGTTATACCCTAGTTCGGCCAACGTTGCAGCGGCACTTCCACCAGCTAAACCTGTTCCCACAACGATAACATCAATGTTTCGTTTGTTCGCAGGATTAACAAGATTAATGCTGTTTTTATGGTTTTTCCACTTCTCGTCTAAAGGTCCTTCTGGTATTTTTGCATCTAATATCGACATAGCTTTTGCTGTTTAGTGGGAAATTTGATTAAAATGATGGTACAAGGCTATAATGATAAAGCCTAACGGAATTACAATAGCATAGAGCTTTGTAAATCCTTTAACCGCTTTTGAGAACTTATTATTCCAACCCATTGTTTGGAAAGAAGAAGCAAATCCGTGCCATAAATGAAACATTAATAACACAAATGATAGCACATAAATTCCAGTTCGTACTGGGCTTTCAAACTTATGAACCAACTCGCCATAATACCGTGTCGCATCTGCTGGATGGGATTCTACATATTTATGTACAATTTCCGGAACCCAAAAGTCGTAAAAGTGCAATCCTAAGAATGCTAAGATTACAGCTCCTGAAATAATCATATTTCGGGATGCCCACGTAGAATTGGTGTTTCCTTTATACGATTTGTAACTTATTTTTCGAGCTTTATTATTTTTAAGCTCTAAGATAATTCCCATTACAAAGTGAAATACAACACCAAAAATTAATACGGGTTGCAAAATAAACTGCACCAACGGGTTGGTTCCCATAAAATGAGACCAGCTGTTAAACGTTTCTTCAGAAAAAACCGAGGAAAAGTTTATGGTAAAATGTTGTGCAAGAAAAAATACAAGAAATAGACCTGAAAGGGCCATCGCCACTTTTTTGGCGATCGAAGCGGATAATATTCCCATTATGGTTTAATTTTTCAAAAATTAAGGTAGACAAAAGTACTACTGAAAAAGGTTTCAACAAAAAGTATCAATTGTTTTCCTCTTTATTTAGAACTGTTTTAAATACAATACTTATTTAATTTCAAGTTTTTGAGTTTTTGAGGCACCACTTATTGACACCTTTACATCATACATCCCCTCAGGCAAATAATACTTTTCATTATCTGCTTTCTTCACTTCGACATCAGCTTTTTCCAGAATTTTTCTACCTTTTTCTGAAACAGTTATATCATACTCAATTATATTAACACCTTTTACAACATCTTTTGTAAGCTGCTGTACTTCTTTTCCTTCTTTCGTTTTAATGGTAATAATTGCTTTTCCTTCGGAAGGACTATAAAGTTGAAGGTTTATTGAAGGTTCAATTACATCGTACCATTCTCCATATTTGCTACCCCAACGGCTCGAGAACTGGATGGGGTTTAATTCAGCTAACAATACATCATTCATTTTAGAAACATTCATTTGCTGAAGCAAAGAAACATTAGCCAAATAGAAAGAGCGGCCGTGTGTACCTAAAATCAAATCTTTTTCGCGCTCTTGAATGACCAAATCGTGAACCGCTACATTCGGCAACCCTTCTGAAAATGCCTCCCAAGAATTTCCTTTATTAAAAGAAACATAAGCTCCATTATCTGTACCTATATATAGTACATTTTCATTTTCAGGATCTTCCTTAATTACATTTACAGGTGATGCTGGTAGATTACTACTGATATCTTTCCACGTTTGTCCGTAGTTTTCACTTGCATACACGTAGGTTTTAAAATCATCCCAACGATACCCGTTCAACGTAACATATACCCTTTCTTTTTTATGTTTTGAAGCGATTACTCTGCTCACCCACAAATCTTTTGGAAATGATTTTGAAATATCCGTCCAATTACCACCTGCATTTTTTGAAACGTGCAACATACCATCGTCACTTCCGGCATATAACAACCCGAAGGTAAAAGGTGATTCACTAATACTTGTTAACGTTCCGTAAGCAACATTTCCAGGTTTTCCACCTTTGGTAAGATCGCCAGAAATGGCTTCCCAATCATCACCTTGGTTCATACTTCGCATGAGTTTATTTCCTCCTAAATAGAGAATATCTTGATTATGCGGACTCAATAAAATAGGTGTTTGCCAATTAAAGCGATACGGGCTATCACCCAGTTCATGTTTCGGCTGGATATAGGTTTGTTCTTCAGTTTCACGATTGATCCTGAAATAATTTCCAAACTGAAAACCGGTATAAACAATGTTACTGTTTCTGTTATCAATTTGAACATGCATACCATCACCGCCCATAATACTTTCATATGGGTTTTGTCCAGATTGTTGCCAACCATAATCTATTTTGGCATTGTGCGGCCCTACCCACACACCATTGTCCTGCAAGCCACCATACACATTATAAGGCTCTTCGTTATCTACATTCACAGTATAAAACTGCCCCACGGCCGGCGCGTTGTTTTTAATCCACGTTTTACCATCATCGTAACTAATGTTAACACCACCATCATTACCATCAATTAAATGACCTGCCTTTTTAGGGTTAATCCATAACGCATGATGATCTGCGTGTACGTTTTCTGCACTAATTGATTCAAAGGTTTTACCTCCATCGGCTGATTTTAGAATAGGAACTCCATAAATATATATTTTATCTGAATTGGAAGGATCTACATGTATTTTTCCGAAGTAATATCCGTACGAATAATACAAATTATTAATATACCCTTCGTGGGTTTTACCCCATGTTTTGCCCCCATCTGTACTTTTATATACCTCAGCACCAATAACTGGTGTGTCAAATAATTGCGTATTGGCATCTTCTAAATATTTAGCAAGATCTGCTGGTTTTACGCTGCCACTACGCACCATGTTTTTTACGTTTTCGGCTTTGTATTTTTCCTGAAAACCATTGGCGCGCAAAAACTTTTTCAGCTTATCATTGTCCAACGCCAAAAACTCTGAAGCACTCATTTTTTTGAATACATCTTTCGTCAACGCATCACTATCAGTGTCCATTTTTTCTTTTTTACGATGATCTTGGTTGTCGATTATAGCATAGACTGCATTATCATCAACCACAGCTAAACCAATACGACCAGCACCTTTTCCTGTTGGAAATCCGCTGCCAGAAACAGACATCTTTTTCCAAGTATCACCCCCGTCGGTGCTTTTATAAATAGCACTCCCTTCACCGCTTCCGGTAAAATTCCACGCTTTTCGGTCTTTTTCCCAAGAAGAAGCATAGAGTAAATCGAAATTATTTGGGTCGCGATCCATTTCGATAATACCGCTTTCGTCATTTACAAATAAGGTTTTATTCCATGTTTTTCCTCCATCTACCGTTTTATAAACACCGCGTTCTTCGTTGGTAGAATATAAATGCCCCACAGCACTTACCACCACCTCATCAGGATTTGATGGGTTTATCAATATTTTGCTAATATGGTGACTGCCTTTTAACCCCATATTTTGCCACGTTTCACCTTTATCGGTAGATTTCAGCAAGCCAATTCCAGCATATGACGAGCGAGAAGCGTTTACTTCTCCGGTTCCTACCCAAATCGTGCCGTTTTTCCAATCTACAGCAAGACTTCCTACATTTTGTGTTACGCTATTATCTAACACTGGTGTAAAGGAAGTACCGTTATTGTTGGTGTACCAAACGCCACCACTAGCATAGCCCGCATAAAATTCAATTGGATTATCAGGGTTTACAGCAAAATCAACAATACGGCCACTCATTACTGTCGGACCAATATTTTTAAAAGGTAGATTTTTTACGAGTGAGCTTTGCGAAAGTTGTTCTTTTTGCTGCAATGCTTTTTCTAATTCGGCTTTTGAAGTTGCCGGTTGTTGAGAAAATGCTGAAATAAAAAGGAAACTGAATAATAAAAGTAAGGATTGCTTCATTGAGAGTAATTTTAAACGTTGAAATTACTGAAATCCCTTGCTTTAACAAAATTTTATTTTCCTAGCAGCAGCCTTTGGTTTAATTTCCATTAATTTTGAAAAAATTCAGAAAAAAACACCATGAAGTATCATCCAATTGACAGCAACTTATTTATAAAAAACCGTAAAAATTTTATGGCTCAAATGAAGTCAAAAAGCCTTGCGGTATTTAACAGTAATGACATCTACCCTATTGGCGCAGACAGCACGATGCCGTTTCAGCAGTCTCGTGATCTTTTCTACCTAAGTGGTGTAGATCAAGATAAGAGTATGTTATTATTATTTCCAGATGCTGTAGAAGAAAAACACCGTGAAATTTTATTTTTAACTGAAACCAACGACCACATTGCCGTTTGGGAAGGTGAAAAACTAACAAAAGAAAAAGCAACTGAAACTACTGGCGTTAAAACCGTGTATTGGCTAAAGGAATTTGATAAAATTTTCTTTGAACTAATGACACAAGCCGAAACGATATATTTTAACACCAACGAGCATTACCGTGCCAATGTGGAAACGGAGACTCGTGAAGACCGTTTTATTAAAAAAACAAAAGCACAATTTCCGGCACACAGTTGGGCAAAAAGCAACCCTATTTTACAACGGTTGCGGTCTGTAAAAGATCCTATCGAGCTTGATATTATGCAACAAGCGTGTAATATTACCGAAAAAGGTTTTAGAAGAATTTTAGATTTTGTAAAACCAGGCGTGATGGAATACGAAATTGAAGCTGAGTTTATGCACGAGTTTCTAAGTAACCGTTCACGTGGTTTTGCTTACACTCCAATTGTTGCGAGTGGTAAAAACGCCTGTGTATTACACTATGTTGAAAACAACCAGCAATGTAAAGATGGGGATTTAATTTTACTAGACGTCGGTGCAGAGTACGCCAATTACAGTAGCGATATGTCTCGTACGATTCCGGTAGGTGGAAAATTCACCAAACGACAGAAAGAAGTTTATAATGCTGTAAATCGTGTTAAAAACGACGCTACAAAAATGCTCGTTCCTGGAACGCTTTGGAAAGAATATCACGAAGAAGTTGGAAAATTAATGACTTCAGAATTACTTGGATTAGGAATCTTAGATAAAGCTGATGTAAAAAACGAAAATCCAGACTGGCCAGCATACAAAAAATACTTTATGCACGGTACTAGCCATCACATTGGTCTAGATACACACGATTACGGAATTTTATGGGAGCCTATGCAAGCCAATCAAGTGTTTACCGTTGAGCCTGGTATCTATTTACCGGATGAAGGTTTCGGAATCCGCTTGGAAGATGATGTGGTTATTCAGGAAAATGGGGAACCTCATAACCTGATGCGCAACATTCCGATTGAAGCAGATGAAATTGAAGAAATCATGAATAAATAAACGTTTTAGGCGTTTTTAAATATATTCCGGTATAGAAATGAATCGCTATGCCGGATTTTTTTATACCATTATATAATGACACATACTTTTAAAAACACACCTATATATTATAGTATAACCGGAAGTGGTCCGGCAATGGTTTTATTACATGGATTTCTAGAAAGTTCAACTATATGGAATGAATATATTGCTGCCCTTTCTGAAAAACATACTGTCATTACTATAGACTTCCCTGGGCACGGAAAAAGCGAAATCGTTTCTAAAACACATAGTATGCAACTTATGGCCAAAGTGGTAAAAAGTGTTTTACATGAATTAAATATTGAATCTGCAATTCTTATTGGTCATTCTATGGGCGGCTATGTGGCATTGGCTTATACTGAATTGTTTCAGGATGACGTTGAAAAATTAATTTTATTGAATTCTACGCCTACAGCAGATTCTGAAGAACGTAAGCAAAACCGAAGACGCGCTTTAAAAGTACTAGATCATAATGCAGAAGCTTTTATAAGTATGGCGATTATGAATCTATTTTCTGAAAATTCAAAAAAGAGATTTACTTCAGAAATTGAAACATTAAAAAAAGAAGCGCTTCAGTTTCCAGTAGCTGGTATACAAGCAGCCATCCGTGGGATGATTAATCGAAAAGACCGGACCGATGTTTTAGCGAATTTTGATAAGAAGAAAATCATGGTTTGCGGTAATGAAGACCCAATTATGTCTATTTCAGATTCAAAAGTTATTTCAGAAACAACAAATACGGAGTTAATTCAGCTTGAGGGAGGACATATGAGTTGGCTAGAAAACACCGATGAAATTCATAAAATAATGCATTTCATCGAATAAATATGCGTTTTAACGTTTTTTTAAAACTTTTATCTATATTTATCACAACAAAAAAACGTAGAAAATATGGATAATTCCTCTAAATCATCATTTTCAATAGGAAGTGTAATTTGCCAAACCATAGGGCACAAGTATACAGAAACACGAAAAATCACTAATCACATTCACGAATACAAGTGCAAACACTGTGGCCGTGAAGTAACTGAAAATTCTGCAGGAAAAATTGAACTGCTTACCCATAAAATAAGGCAGGTAAACAATAACGTAGCTGAGTTTTTTGAACGTAAAAACAGAAAAGTAGCTGTATAAGCTCTAATTAATCTTCTTGCATTGAATTCCAGCCTCTTGCTACCAATGGAATTTTTGTATTAGCGCGTGTTATTAAATGCATCCCTTCGCTTTCTTGTGTCATATGCCCAATAACTGTTAAGTGTGGATTCCCCTTAATTTTCGGAAAATCTTCTGTAGAAACGGTAAACAGCAATTCGTAATCTTCGCCTCCACTTAAAGCAATTGTAGTGCTATCCATTTCAAATTCTTCACAGGTTGAGATAACTTGTGGATCTAACGGAATTTTGTCT comes from the Marixanthomonas ophiurae genome and includes:
- a CDS encoding fumarate reductase/succinate dehydrogenase flavoprotein subunit, with product MSILDAKIPEGPLDEKWKNHKNSINLVNPANKRNIDVIVVGTGLAGGSAAATLAELGYNVKTFCYQDSPRRAHSIAAQGGINAAKNYQGDGDSNYRLFYDTVKGGDYRSREGNVYRLAEVSANIIDQCVAQGVPFAREYGGLLDNRSFGGVLVSRTFYAKGQTGQQLLLGAYAAMNRQINRGKIQPFNRHEMLDLVIVDGKARGIIARDLVTGKLERHSAHAVVIASGGYGNVFFLSTNAMGSNVTASWKIHKKGAYFANPCYTQIHPTCIPVSGDHQSKLTLMSESLRNDGRIWVPKKKEDAIAIREGKKKPTELSEEERDYYLERRYPSFGNLVPRDVASRAAKERCDAGFGVNKTGEAVFLDFASAIERYGKEQAVMHGNHNPSKEEIIKLGTEVVANKYGNLFEMYEKIVDANPYKTPMMIYPAVHYTMGGVWVDYNLQSTIKGCYVTGEANFSDHGANRLGASALMQGLADGYFVLPYTIGDYLADDIRTGEISTDLPAFEQAEKDVRERLEKLINNKGTKSVDDIHKRLGKIMWNKVGMSRNAKGLKEAISEIKALREEFWKEVKVPGSMDEMNPELEKAGRVADFLELGELFAKDALHREESCGGHFREEYQTDEGEAMRDDENFMYVAAWEYKGEPSEAVLHKENLDYENIEVKTRSYK
- a CDS encoding succinate dehydrogenase cytochrome b subunit, whose amino-acid sequence is MGILSASIAKKVAMALSGLFLVFFLAQHFTINFSSVFSEETFNSWSHFMGTNPLVQFILQPVLIFGVVFHFVMGIILELKNNKARKISYKSYKGNTNSTWASRNMIISGAVILAFLGLHFYDFWVPEIVHKYVESHPADATRYYGELVHKFESPVRTGIYVLSFVLLMFHLWHGFASSFQTMGWNNKFSKAVKGFTKLYAIVIPLGFIIIALYHHFNQISH
- a CDS encoding WD40/YVTN/BNR-like repeat-containing protein, with translation MKQSLLLLFSFLFISAFSQQPATSKAELEKALQQKEQLSQSSLVKNLPFKNIGPTVMSGRIVDFAVNPDNPIEFYAGYASGGVWYTNNNGTSFTPVLDNSVTQNVGSLAVDWKNGTIWVGTGEVNASRSSYAGIGLLKSTDKGETWQNMGLKGSHHISKILINPSNPDEVVVSAVGHLYSTNEERGVYKTVDGGKTWNKTLFVNDESGIIEMDRDPNNFDLLYASSWEKDRKAWNFTGSGEGSAIYKSTDGGDTWKKMSVSGSGFPTGKGAGRIGLAVVDDNAVYAIIDNQDHRKKEKMDTDSDALTKDVFKKMSASEFLALDNDKLKKFLRANGFQEKYKAENVKNMVRSGSVKPADLAKYLEDANTQLFDTPVIGAEVYKSTDGGKTWGKTHEGYINNLYYSYGYYFGKIHVDPSNSDKIYIYGVPILKSADGGKTFESISAENVHADHHALWINPKKAGHLIDGNDGGVNISYDDGKTWIKNNAPAVGQFYTVNVDNEEPYNVYGGLQDNGVWVGPHNAKIDYGWQQSGQNPYESIMGGDGMHVQIDNRNSNIVYTGFQFGNYFRINRETEEQTYIQPKHELGDSPYRFNWQTPILLSPHNQDILYLGGNKLMRSMNQGDDWEAISGDLTKGGKPGNVAYGTLTSISESPFTFGLLYAGSDDGMLHVSKNAGGNWTDISKSFPKDLWVSRVIASKHKKERVYVTLNGYRWDDFKTYVYASENYGQTWKDISSNLPASPVNVIKEDPENENVLYIGTDNGAYVSFNKGNSWEAFSEGLPNVAVHDLVIQEREKDLILGTHGRSFYLANVSLLQQMNVSKMNDVLLAELNPIQFSSRWGSKYGEWYDVIEPSINLQLYSPSEGKAIITIKTKEGKEVQQLTKDVVKGVNIIEYDITVSEKGRKILEKADVEVKKADNEKYYLPEGMYDVKVSISGASKTQKLEIK
- a CDS encoding aminopeptidase P family protein codes for the protein MKYHPIDSNLFIKNRKNFMAQMKSKSLAVFNSNDIYPIGADSTMPFQQSRDLFYLSGVDQDKSMLLLFPDAVEEKHREILFLTETNDHIAVWEGEKLTKEKATETTGVKTVYWLKEFDKIFFELMTQAETIYFNTNEHYRANVETETREDRFIKKTKAQFPAHSWAKSNPILQRLRSVKDPIELDIMQQACNITEKGFRRILDFVKPGVMEYEIEAEFMHEFLSNRSRGFAYTPIVASGKNACVLHYVENNQQCKDGDLILLDVGAEYANYSSDMSRTIPVGGKFTKRQKEVYNAVNRVKNDATKMLVPGTLWKEYHEEVGKLMTSELLGLGILDKADVKNENPDWPAYKKYFMHGTSHHIGLDTHDYGILWEPMQANQVFTVEPGIYLPDEGFGIRLEDDVVIQENGEPHNLMRNIPIEADEIEEIMNK
- a CDS encoding alpha/beta fold hydrolase, whose amino-acid sequence is MTHTFKNTPIYYSITGSGPAMVLLHGFLESSTIWNEYIAALSEKHTVITIDFPGHGKSEIVSKTHSMQLMAKVVKSVLHELNIESAILIGHSMGGYVALAYTELFQDDVEKLILLNSTPTADSEERKQNRRRALKVLDHNAEAFISMAIMNLFSENSKKRFTSEIETLKKEALQFPVAGIQAAIRGMINRKDRTDVLANFDKKKIMVCGNEDPIMSISDSKVISETTNTELIQLEGGHMSWLENTDEIHKIMHFIE